A portion of the Anoplopoma fimbria isolate UVic2021 breed Golden Eagle Sablefish chromosome 15, Afim_UVic_2022, whole genome shotgun sequence genome contains these proteins:
- the bmp4 gene encoding bone morphogenetic protein 4: MIPGNRMLMVILICQVLLGESNHASLIPEEGKKKVPGLQGRSAAQSHELLRDFEATLLHMFGLKKRPRPSRSASVPRYLLDLYRLQSGEAEEAGAHDIAFEYPERSASRANTVRGFHHEEHMERVHDLDDGETAPLRFMFNLSSIPEDELLSSAELRLYRHQIDEAIADAFSDNQGLHRINVYEVLKPPRPGQLITQLLDTRLVRHNMSRWESFDVSPAVLRWTRESLPNYGLAVEVLHLNQTPRHQGRHVRVSRSLHREPGEDWEQLRPLLVTFGHDGKGHPLTRRTKRSPKQRGRKRNRNCRRHALYVDFSDVGWNDWIVAPPGYQAYYCHGECPFPLADHLNSTNHAIVQTLVNSVNNNIPKACCVPTELSAISMLYLDEHDKVVLKNYQEMVVEGCGCR; encoded by the exons ATGATTCCTGGTAATCGAATGCTGATGGTCATTTTAATATGCCAAGTCCTGCTGGGAGAGAGCAACCATGCTAGTCTGATACCTGAAGAAGGGAAAAAGAAAGTACCGGGCCTGCAGGGTCGTTCGGCCGCTCAGAGCCATGAACTGCTGCGGGACTTCGAGGCCACGCTGCTGCACATGTTCGGCCTCAAGAAGCGGCCGCGGCCCAGCCGCTCGGCCTCAGTGCCTCGATACCTGCTGGACCTCTATCGGCTACAGTCAGGGGAGGCTGAGGAGGCCGGGGCGCACGACATCGCTTTTGAGTACCCAGAGAGGTCAGCCAGCCGGGCCAACACTGTGAGGGGCTTCCACCATGAAG AGCACATGGAGAGGGTGCATGATCTGGATGATGGAGAAACGGCGCCCCTTCGCTTCATGTTCAACCTCAGCAGCATTCCAGAGGACGAGCTGCTCTCTTCAGCCGAACTGAGGCTCTACCGTCATCAGATCGACGAGGCCATTGCTGACGCCTTCTCAGACAACCAGGGGCTTCACCGGATAAATGTGTACGAGGTGCTGAAGCCCCCGCGGCCAGGGCAGCTAATCACACAGCTCCTGGATACGCGGCTTGTGCGCCACAACATGTCGCGCTGGGAGAGCTTTGATGTGAGCCCGGCGGTGCTGCGTTGGACTCGTGAGAGCCTCCCAAATTATGGGCTGGCCGTGGAGGTCCTGCACCTCAACCAGACGCCACGCCACCAGGGCCGACACGTCCGCGTCAGCCGCTCGCTACACCGAGAGCCTGGCGAGGACTGGGAGCAGCTACGCCCCCTCCTGGTTACCTTTGGCCATGACGGGAAGGGACACCCGCTGACCCGCCGGACCAAGCGCAGCCCCAAGCAGCGGGGCCGCAAACGCAACCGCAACTGCCGGCGCCACGCGCTATATGTGGACTTCAGCGATGTAGGCTGGAATGACTGGATAGTGGCGCCCCCTGGTTACCAGGCCTATTACTGCCACGGGGAATGTCCCTTTCCTCTGGCGGATCACCTGAACTCAACCAACCACGCCATTGTTCAGACACTGGTGAACTCTGTGAACAACAACATTCCCAAGGCCTGCTGCGTGCCAACAGAGCTCAGCGCCATCTCCATGCTCTACCTAGACGAACATGACAAGGTGGTCCTAAAGAACTACCAGGAAATGGTAGTGGAGGGCTGCGGCTGCCGCTAA